Proteins encoded by one window of Cannabis sativa cultivar Pink pepper isolate KNU-18-1 chromosome 4, ASM2916894v1, whole genome shotgun sequence:
- the LOC115712911 gene encoding cytochrome P450 716B1 yields MSILFTTLMLLIPIFLILIKRKRSAKKLPPGSLGLPIIGQSLSLLRAMRANTAEKWLEKRIKKYGPISKLSLFGNPTVFLHGPAANKFIFTSSCSIITNQQVKSIQMVLGDRSLLELTGDDHKRVRNALMLFLRPESLKDCVGKLEEEIRWHLEMHWQGKQQVTVLPLMKTLTFNIISSLLFGIQRGSQRDKLVGLFRQMMGGMWSVPLNFPFTRYRRSLQASKLAQNMLRQLISEKRVDLEQKGASPHQDLITCLLSIRNDNNEEMITEEEMVHNVLLVMTAGHDTSSVLITFMLQFLSNEPAVYENVLQEQENIARTKEAGMFLTWEDLSKMKYTWRVAMETLRMIPPIFGSFRKALKDIEYGGYLIPKGWQIFWASPMTHMDNNIYPEPTKFDPNRFENQASVPPCSFVGFGGGPRMCPGIEFARIETLITIHYLVTRFTWKLCADSTFSRDPMPVPAQGLPLQINQKNPL; encoded by the exons ATGAGTATTTTATTCACAACTCTCATGCTTCTCATCCCAATCTTCCTAATACTAATAAAGAGAAAAAGATCAGCAAAAAAACTTCCTCCTGGTTCACTAGGACTACCCATAATAGGCCAAAGCCTAAGTTTACTAAGAGCAATGAGAGCAAACACAGCAGAAAAATGGCTGgagaaaagaataaaaaagtaTGGTCCTATTTCAAAACTAAGCCTCTTCGGAAATCCAACAGTTTTTCTCCACGGACCTGCTGCAAACAAGTTCATATTCACTAGCAGTTGCAGCATCATCACTAACCAACAAGTCAAGTCCATACAGATGGTTCTTGGTGACCGGAGTCTTTTAGAGCTGACGGGAGATGATCACAAGCGAGTTAGAAACGCACTTATGTTGTTTTTGAGGCCAGAGTCACTTAAAGATTGTGTGGGAAAGTTGGAAGAAGAAATCAGGTGGCACCTTGAGATGCATTGGCAAGGAAAACAGCAAGTAACT GTCCTACCATTGATGAAGACCCTAACTTTCAACATAATAAGCTCTCTTCTTTTCGGAATACAACGAGGGTCTCAAAGAGACAAACTTGTGGGTTTGTTTCGACAAATGATGGGTGGAATGTGGTCAGTTCCTCTAAACTTTCCCTTCACACGATACAGACGCAGCCTGCAAGCGAGCAAACTGGCTCAAAACATGTTGAGACAGCTCATAAGCGAAAAGAGGGTGGATTTGGAACAGAAAGGTGCTTCTCCACATCAAGACCTCATCACTTGCTTGCTTAGTATCCGAAATGACAACAATGAAGAAATGATAACAGAAGAAGAAATGGTTCACAATGTTCTGCTAGTTATGACAGCAGGACATGACACTTCATCTGTTCTTATTACTTTTATGCTGCAGTTTCTATCCAACGAGCCTGCTGTTTACGAAAATGTTCTTCAAG AACAAGAAAATATAGCAAGAACCAAGGAAGCAGGGATGTTTCTCACATGGGAAGACCTTTCCAAGATGAAGTACACATGGAGAGTTGCAATGGAAACTCTGAGGATGATTCCTCCTATCTTTGGTAGTTTCAGAAAAGCGCTAAAGGATATAGAGTATGGTGGATACCTCATTCCTAAAGGGTGGCAA ATATTCTGGGCTTCACCAATGACTCATATGGACAATAACATATACCCAGAGCCAACAAAGTTTGATCCCAACAGATTTGAAAATCAAGCTTCAGTTCCACCTTGCTCATTTGTGGGTTTCGGAGGAGGACCTCGAATGTGTCCAGGAATTGAATTTGCAAGGATAGAAACGCTTATCACAATCCATTATCTGGTCACAAGGTTCACTTGGAAGCTATGTGCAGACAGCACTTTCAGCAGAGATCCCATGCCAGTACCAGCTCAAGGGTTACCACTTCAAATCAATCAAAAGAACCCACTGTAA
- the LOC115712909 gene encoding uncharacterized protein LOC115712909, with translation MKLEMGIWILERQRSPIHLVWCTNKPTKPIMASSSSLLFESILIPLLLLTTFFPSSSSLAGAVNPPFHPRDVLPLLPRQLSWPILNSLHSAVDLLPTFVGAASVSALSSNHTLNWKGACFYENSAWVEFHNKSGSEFGGGTLHIKMSKAHSWTCMDIYVFATPYRVTWDYYFLAREHTLEFEAWGGKAEFEYVKRKGVSIFLMQAGMLGTLQALWEVFPLFTNTGWGENSNLAFLKKHMGATFEQRPQPWVTNITVDDIHSGDFLAISKIRGRWGGFESLEKWVTGSYAGHTAVCLRDSEGKLWVGESGHENEEGEDIIAVLPWDEWWDFELNKDDSNPQIALLPLHPDIRAKFNETAAWEYARSMDGKPYGYHNMIFSWIDTIEGNYPPPLDAHLVASVMTVWNQMQPAYAANLWNEALNKRLGTQGLDLPNILVETEKRGSSFDELLTIPEQDDWLYSDGKSTSCVAFILEMYKEAGLFDPISSSIEVTEFTIKDAYILKFFEDDPNRLPKWCNDADTVKLPFCQIRGKYRMELPGYNTLEPYPHMNERCPSLPPKYSRSQNC, from the exons ATGAAATTGGAAATGGGGATTTGGATTTTGGAGAGACAAAGAAGTCCTATCCATTTGGTTTGGTGTACGAACAAACCAACAAAACCTATAATGGCCTCATCTTCCTCTTTACTCTTCGAATCCATTCTCATCCCCCTCCTCCTCCTCACCACTTTCTTCCCATCCTCCTCCTCGCTCGCCGGCGCTGTCAATCCTCCGTTTCATCCCAGAGATGTGCTTCCTCTCTTGCCCAGACAGCTCTCATGGCCTATTCTCAACTCTCTCCACAGCGCCGTCGACCTTTTGCCCACTTTCGTTGGCGCAGCCTCAGTCTCCGCCTTATCCTCCAACCACACCCTCAACTGGAAAGGAGCCTGCTTTTACGAGAATAGCGCTTGGGTAGAGTTTCATAACAAGAGTGGCTCTGAGTTTGGGGGCGGAACGCTTCATATCAAG ATGAGCAAAGCTCATAGTTGGACATGCATGGATATATATGTCTTTGCAACTCCATATCGTGTAACTTGGGATTACTACTTCCTAGCTCGAGAACATACACTTGAGTTTGAAGCATGGGGAGGGAAAGCTGAGTTTGAATAT GTTAAACGAAAGGGAGTTTCAATTTTTCTCATGCAAGCAGGGATGCTTGGAACCCTCCAAGCGCTTTGGGAAGTATTTCCTCTATTTACAAATACTGGATGGGGTGAGAACTCCAATCTTGCATTTCTGAAGAAGCACATGGGGGCTACTTTCGAACAACGTCCTCAGCCATGGGTGACAAACATCACTGTTGATGATATTCACTCGGGAGATTTCCTCGCAATATCAAAGATCCGTGGACGATGGGGTGGTTTTGAGTCTTTAGAGAAGTGGGTTACGGGATCTTATGCTGGTCATACAGCTGTTTGCTTGAGAGATTCTGAAGGGAAGCTCTGGGTTGGTGAATCGGGACATGAAAACGAAGAG GGAGAAGATATAATTGCTGTGTTACCATGGGATGAGTGGTGGGATTTTGAGCTGAACAAGGATGACTCCAATCCTCAGATTGCACTGCTTCCCTTGCATCCTGATATTCGTGCAAAGTTTAACGAGACAGCTGCTTGGGAGTATGCAAGGAGCATGGATGGAAAACCATATGGATAtcataatatgatatttagctGGATAGATACTATAGAGGGAAATTATCCACCTCCCTTGGATGCCCATTTG GTTGCATCTGTTATGACAGTTTGGAACCAAATGCAGCCTGCATATGCTGCTAACTTGTGGAATGAAGCCTTGAACAAGCGCCTTGGAACTCAG GGCCTTGATCTTCCTAACATTCTTGTAGAAACTGAAAAGCGTGGATCCTCTTTTGATGAGTTGTTGACAATTCCAGAGCAAGATGATTGGTTGTATAGTGATGGGAAGTCAACATCTTGTGTTGCTTTCATTCTTGAAATGTATAAGGAGGCTGGGCTTTTTGATCCAATTTCTAGCTCTATAGAAGTCACTGAGTTTACA ATAAAAGATGCTTACATTCTTAAGTTCTTTGAGGATGATCCTAACCGCTTGCCAAAGTGGTGCAACGATGCGGACACGGTAAAACTTCCATTTTGTCAGATTCGGGGAAAGTATCGGATGGAATTACCTGGCTATAATACACTGGAACCATACCCACACATGAATGAAAGGTGCCCTTCCCTTCCCCCCAAATACTCTAGATCCCAGAACTGCTAG